The Cytophagia bacterium CHB2 genome includes a region encoding these proteins:
- a CDS encoding D-ribose ABC transporter substrate-binding protein, translating to MMKKLAVLLLAFIIFPTIACNRGQEQQQAQGPRVAMVFKTLNNPFFIDMQKGAEEAAQRLNVNVTVQAAERELDVEKQMQIIENLIQTKVDAICVTPSGSREIVPAIAKANAAGIPVLIVDTRLDETAVQEAGVDYATFIGSDNYEGGRVAGQHLIELMQGHAKIVILEGIPGHETGDARLQGFRDAIKNAPGMQVVASQPANWERDQGFNVCQNLLQAHPDFNALFACNDMMALGAMEAIAAAGKSGQITIVGFDAIVDARQAILAGTLAASVAQFPMEMGRLAVENAVKLLGGETLPKFTPVKIELIKRDNAAL from the coding sequence ATGATGAAGAAGCTTGCCGTTTTACTTTTGGCTTTTATCATTTTCCCAACGATTGCCTGCAATCGCGGCCAGGAACAACAACAAGCGCAAGGTCCGCGTGTGGCAATGGTGTTCAAAACATTGAACAACCCGTTTTTCATCGATATGCAAAAAGGCGCGGAAGAAGCGGCCCAGCGCCTCAATGTAAACGTGACGGTGCAGGCGGCTGAGCGTGAGCTTGACGTTGAAAAGCAAATGCAAATCATCGAGAATCTTATTCAAACAAAGGTCGATGCCATTTGTGTGACGCCCAGCGGTTCGCGCGAGATTGTGCCTGCCATCGCAAAAGCCAATGCCGCCGGCATTCCCGTGCTCATTGTTGACACCCGGTTGGATGAGACAGCAGTGCAAGAGGCCGGCGTTGATTATGCCACGTTCATCGGCTCGGATAATTATGAGGGCGGCCGCGTCGCCGGGCAGCATCTTATCGAACTTATGCAAGGCCATGCGAAAATCGTGATACTCGAAGGCATTCCCGGCCACGAAACCGGCGATGCACGTTTGCAGGGTTTTCGTGATGCCATAAAAAATGCCCCCGGCATGCAAGTCGTCGCTTCACAACCGGCGAATTGGGAACGCGATCAAGGTTTCAATGTTTGTCAAAATCTTTTGCAAGCCCATCCCGATTTCAACGCGCTGTTTGCCTGCAACGACATGATGGCGCTGGGCGCGATGGAAGCGATTGCCGCTGCCGGCAAAAGCGGACAAATCACCATCGTCGGATTCGACGCCATTGTCGACGCGCGCCAGGCCATTCTCGCTGGCACACTTGCCGCTTCGGTCGCACAATTCCCCATGGAAATGGGCAGACTCGCCGTGGAAAACGCGGTCAAATTGCTGGGCGGCGAGACACTTCCCAAATTCACGCCGGTGAAGATTGAATTGATCAAGCGCGACAATGCGGCACTGTGA
- a CDS encoding ribose ABC transporter permease has product MAIKQLLVHHGRQFGTLLGLLVLCGAMWLLTPYFLTISNLLNIAQQTSINAIIAVGMTFVIISAGIDLSVGSIVAFAGVVMASVLQTGIPLPLAITAGLITGTLCGIINGLLITFGKLPPFIATLGMMSMARGAALVYSEGRPISGFEASLRNFAMGEFLFVPLPVLLMLVIYLAAHFVLQRTKFGRYTYAMGGNEEATKLSGVNVRFHKTMVYALSGLMSAIAALILTARLNSAQPIAGMMYELDAIAATVIGGTSLMGGEGTVLGTLIGALIMGVLRNGLNLLGVSSFLQQIIIGAVIIIAVLVDTGLKSSKK; this is encoded by the coding sequence ATGGCAATCAAGCAACTCCTCGTCCATCACGGGCGGCAATTCGGCACCCTCCTCGGCCTGCTGGTGTTGTGCGGCGCCATGTGGCTTTTGACGCCCTACTTTCTGACGATTTCCAATCTGCTCAACATCGCGCAGCAAACTTCGATCAACGCGATTATCGCGGTGGGCATGACTTTCGTGATCATCTCCGCCGGCATCGATCTTTCCGTCGGCTCGATCGTGGCGTTTGCCGGCGTCGTGATGGCGAGTGTGCTGCAAACCGGAATTCCGTTGCCGCTAGCGATCACTGCCGGACTGATCACCGGAACGTTGTGCGGCATCATTAACGGGTTACTAATCACTTTCGGCAAATTGCCGCCGTTTATCGCGACGCTGGGCATGATGAGTATGGCGCGCGGCGCCGCCCTGGTTTATTCCGAGGGCCGCCCCATCTCCGGATTCGAAGCGAGTTTGCGCAATTTTGCGATGGGAGAGTTTCTGTTTGTGCCGCTGCCGGTGCTGCTGATGCTCGTTATTTATCTTGCGGCACATTTTGTTTTACAGCGCACCAAGTTCGGACGTTACACCTATGCCATGGGCGGCAATGAAGAAGCGACAAAACTCTCAGGCGTGAATGTACGTTTTCACAAAACCATGGTGTATGCCCTGTCCGGTTTGATGAGCGCCATTGCTGCCCTCATTCTCACGGCGCGATTGAACTCGGCGCAGCCCATCGCCGGCATGATGTACGAACTGGACGCCATTGCCGCAACCGTTATCGGCGGCACGAGCTTAATGGGCGGCGAGGGTACGGTGCTGGGCACACTGATTGGCGCGCTCATCATGGGCGTGCTGCGCAACGGTTTGAATCTCCTCGGCGTCTCCTCCTTTCTGCAGCAAATCATCATCGGTGCGGTGATCATCATTGCTGTGTTGGTGGATACGGGTTTGAAGTCATCCAAAAAATAA
- a CDS encoding sugar ABC transporter ATP-binding protein, whose translation MPDDFVLQMRAIRKTFPGVMALEGVDFDLAAGEVHVLLGENGAGKSTLMKILSGAYQKDSGAVFLNGHEIDIKSPKHARLLGFSIIYQEFNLVPHLSAAENIFLGNEPQLFPGIIDRKKILNNAEKLLAALGVRFDPRMPVRYLSVAQQQMVEVAKALSHEAKVLIMDEPTSALTTSEIQELFSTIRRLKAKGVAIVYISHRLEEIFEIGDRVSVLRDGKYIATHRLAETSAAQLVRLMANRELREHFPKQKAAPGKELLRVENLTRSNKLRDINFSLRRGEVLGLAGLLGAGRTELARVLFGVDAKDSGRIWINGREVNLKSPASAIKLGIGFLTEDRKTQGLVLALSVKDNISLPNAGKLSRFGVMNTAAEEKLASRFVEDLRIKTPSVKQKTLYLSGGNQQKVVLSKWLAREAALLIFDEPTRGIDVGAKVEIYQLMNQLTAQGVGIIMISSELPEILGMSDRILVMHQGRISGEFEAGEATPEKILNAALGRRN comes from the coding sequence ATGCCGGACGATTTCGTTTTACAAATGCGCGCCATCCGTAAAACATTTCCAGGGGTGATGGCGCTGGAGGGCGTTGATTTTGATCTCGCTGCGGGCGAGGTTCACGTGTTGCTGGGAGAGAACGGCGCAGGCAAATCCACGTTGATGAAAATTCTCAGCGGCGCCTATCAAAAGGATAGCGGCGCAGTTTTTCTGAACGGGCATGAGATCGACATTAAAAGTCCGAAGCATGCGCGCCTGCTTGGTTTCAGCATTATTTATCAAGAGTTCAATCTTGTTCCCCATCTTTCCGCGGCTGAAAATATTTTTTTGGGAAATGAGCCGCAGCTTTTCCCGGGCATTATCGATCGCAAAAAGATTTTAAACAACGCGGAGAAATTGCTGGCAGCGCTGGGCGTTCGCTTCGATCCGCGCATGCCGGTGCGCTATCTGAGCGTCGCGCAACAACAAATGGTGGAAGTAGCCAAAGCCCTTTCTCATGAGGCAAAAGTCCTGATCATGGATGAACCGACTTCGGCATTGACCACCAGCGAAATTCAGGAATTATTTTCCACCATTCGCCGCCTCAAAGCCAAGGGCGTTGCGATTGTATATATTTCTCACCGGCTGGAAGAAATCTTCGAAATCGGCGATCGCGTTAGTGTTTTGCGTGACGGCAAATACATTGCAACACATCGCCTCGCTGAAACCTCCGCAGCCCAACTGGTGCGCTTGATGGCGAACCGAGAATTACGCGAACATTTTCCCAAACAAAAAGCTGCACCCGGCAAAGAATTGTTGCGGGTTGAGAACCTGACACGAAGCAACAAACTTCGCGATATTAATTTCTCACTGCGTCGCGGCGAAGTGCTTGGTCTTGCCGGGCTGTTGGGTGCGGGCCGCACGGAGCTGGCGCGCGTCCTGTTCGGTGTGGATGCCAAAGATAGCGGCCGCATTTGGATAAACGGCCGGGAAGTCAACCTTAAATCACCGGCCTCTGCCATCAAACTCGGCATCGGCTTTCTGACCGAAGACCGCAAAACGCAGGGGCTGGTGCTCGCTCTTTCCGTCAAAGACAATATCAGCCTGCCAAATGCCGGCAAACTCTCCCGCTTTGGCGTGATGAATACGGCTGCCGAGGAAAAACTTGCCAGCCGCTTTGTGGAAGACTTGCGCATCAAAACGCCGAGTGTAAAGCAAAAAACGCTTTATCTCAGCGGCGGCAATCAACAAAAAGTCGTGCTCAGCAAATGGCTCGCCCGCGAGGCCGCGCTTCTGATTTTCGATGAACCGACGCGCGGCATTGACGTGGGCGCGAAGGTAGAGATCTATCAACTCATGAATCAGCTCACCGCGCAGGGTGTGGGCATCATCATGATCTCATCCGAGCTGCCGGAAATTCTCGGCATGAGCGATCGCATCCTGGTCATGCATCAAGGCCGGATTAGCGGAGAGTTTGAGGCAGGTGAAGCGACTCCGGAAAAAATTCTAAACGCGGCGTTGGGGCGAAGAAACTAG